A single Candidatus Hydrogenedentota bacterium DNA region contains:
- the nadA gene encoding quinolinate synthase NadA — MTQTLAIQKAPTREETFRLMKTKLAGIVPEVELRIKADLAFEINRLKAELNAVILGHNYMEPALFVSVPDYSGDSLELSRVSTQTNADIIVFCGVQFMAETAKILNPDKMVLIPSSKAGCSLASGITANDVLRLKEQYPGAPVVSYVNTLADVKAVSDYCCTSGNAAKVVKHILGLGHNQVIFLPDEYLARNTANEIGIPFVMSNLDAKVDAPEQAMIGWHARCEVHELFTVDDVVNVRKQFPDVAIVAHPEVSPEVLQVCDAAGSTKQMIDYVRNTQANRYLLLTECSMGDNIAAENPDKEMLRLCSHRCPHMGEITLEDTLEALQKSQYQVHLSDEVIQNARLPIDRMLEIR, encoded by the coding sequence ATGACACAGACCCTCGCAATACAGAAGGCCCCCACCCGCGAGGAGACCTTCCGGCTAATGAAGACGAAGCTGGCGGGCATTGTGCCGGAGGTTGAGCTGCGGATTAAGGCGGACTTGGCCTTCGAAATTAATCGGCTGAAGGCGGAATTGAACGCGGTTATTCTTGGGCACAATTACATGGAGCCGGCGTTGTTTGTCTCGGTGCCGGATTATTCGGGGGATTCGCTGGAGTTGTCGCGGGTATCGACGCAGACGAACGCGGACATAATTGTGTTTTGCGGCGTGCAGTTTATGGCGGAGACGGCGAAGATATTGAACCCGGACAAGATGGTGCTGATTCCGTCGTCGAAGGCGGGCTGTTCGCTGGCGTCGGGCATTACGGCAAACGACGTGTTGCGGTTGAAGGAGCAGTATCCGGGTGCGCCAGTCGTGAGTTACGTGAATACGCTGGCGGACGTGAAGGCGGTGTCGGATTATTGCTGTACGTCGGGCAATGCGGCGAAGGTGGTGAAGCATATCCTCGGGTTGGGCCACAATCAGGTTATTTTCTTGCCGGATGAATATTTGGCGCGCAATACGGCGAATGAGATCGGCATTCCGTTCGTGATGTCGAATCTGGACGCGAAAGTGGACGCGCCGGAGCAAGCCATGATCGGTTGGCATGCGCGGTGCGAGGTGCACGAGCTGTTCACGGTGGACGATGTCGTGAATGTGCGCAAGCAGTTTCCGGATGTGGCGATCGTTGCGCACCCGGAAGTAAGCCCGGAGGTTTTGCAGGTGTGCGACGCGGCGGGCAGCACGAAGCAGATGATCGATTACGTTCGTAATACGCAGGCGAACCGGTATCTCCTGTTGACGGAATGCAGCATGGGCGACAATATCGCGGCGGAGAACCCGGACAAGGAGATGTTGCGGTTGTGCAGCCACCGTTGTCCGCACATGGGTGAAATCACGCTGGAAGACACGTTGGAGGCCCTGCAGAAGTCACAGTATCAGGTCCATCTTTCCGACGAAGTCATCCAGAATGCGCGGTTGCCGATTGACCGGATGCTGGAGATCCGGTAA